The following are encoded together in the Cicer arietinum cultivar CDC Frontier isolate Library 1 chromosome 2, Cicar.CDCFrontier_v2.0, whole genome shotgun sequence genome:
- the LOC101511093 gene encoding inositol diphosphatase DSP1 isoform X2 encodes MQQVAAEVQQQQVKKKQQETQMCRKIKLTISDHNKNISSHDDDDDDVCDKMDGEDLFIPPLNFAMVDNGIFRSGFPEPSNFSFLQTLGLRSIIYLCPEPYPEANMEFLKSNGIKLYHFGIEGHKEPFVNIPEDTIREALKVLLDVRNHPVIIHCKRGKHRTGCLVGCYRKLQKWCLSSVFDEYQRFAAAKARVSDQSAEFW; translated from the exons ATGCAACAAGTGGCAGCAGAAGTTCAGCAACAACAGGTGAAGAAAAAGCAACAAGAAACACAGATGTGTAGGAAGATCAAACTAACTATTTCTGATCACAATAAAAACATCTCATcacatgatgatgatgatgatgatgtttgtGACAAGATGGACGGCGAGGATCTCTTCATTCCACCTCTCAATTTTGCTATGGTTGATAATGGCATTTTCCGCTCTGGTTTCCCTGAACCATCTAACTTCTCATTCCTTCAAACCCTTGGCCTTCGTTCAATCAT atatttgtgTCCTGAACCATATCCAGAAGCTAACATGGAGTTTCTCAAGTCAAATGGGATCAAGCTTTATCACTTTGGGATTGAAGGCCATAAG GAGCCTTTTGTAAATATCCCAGAAGACACTATCAGGGAAGCACTAAAAGTTCTCCTTG ATGTTAGGAACCACCCAGTTATAATTCACTGTAAGCGCGGAAAG CACAGAACAGGTTGTTTAGTCGGATGCTATAGAAAACTTCAAAAATGGTGTTTGTCGTCTGTTTTTGACGAGTATCAACGATTTGCAGCTGCGAAAGCTCGAGTTTCAGATCAAAG tgctgaattttggtga
- the LOC101511093 gene encoding inositol diphosphatase DSP1 isoform X3, whose product MQQVAAEVQQQQVKKKQQETQMCRKIKLTISDHNKNISSHDDDDDDVCDKMDGEDLFIPPLNFAMVDNGIFRSGFPEPSNFSFLQTLGLRSIIYLCPEPYPEANMEFLKSNGIKLYHFGIEGHKEPFVNIPEDTIREALKVLLDVRNHPVIIHCKRGKHRTGCLVGCYRKLQKWCLSSVFDEYQRFAAAKARVSDQSL is encoded by the exons ATGCAACAAGTGGCAGCAGAAGTTCAGCAACAACAGGTGAAGAAAAAGCAACAAGAAACACAGATGTGTAGGAAGATCAAACTAACTATTTCTGATCACAATAAAAACATCTCATcacatgatgatgatgatgatgatgtttgtGACAAGATGGACGGCGAGGATCTCTTCATTCCACCTCTCAATTTTGCTATGGTTGATAATGGCATTTTCCGCTCTGGTTTCCCTGAACCATCTAACTTCTCATTCCTTCAAACCCTTGGCCTTCGTTCAATCAT atatttgtgTCCTGAACCATATCCAGAAGCTAACATGGAGTTTCTCAAGTCAAATGGGATCAAGCTTTATCACTTTGGGATTGAAGGCCATAAG GAGCCTTTTGTAAATATCCCAGAAGACACTATCAGGGAAGCACTAAAAGTTCTCCTTG ATGTTAGGAACCACCCAGTTATAATTCACTGTAAGCGCGGAAAG CACAGAACAGGTTGTTTAGTCGGATGCTATAGAAAACTTCAAAAATGGTGTTTGTCGTCTGTTTTTGACGAGTATCAACGATTTGCAGCTGCGAAAGCTCGAGTTTCAGATCAAAG CTTGTGA
- the LOC101511093 gene encoding inositol diphosphatase DSP4 isoform X1 — protein MQQVAAEVQQQQVKKKQQETQMCRKIKLTISDHNKNISSHDDDDDDVCDKMDGEDLFIPPLNFAMVDNGIFRSGFPEPSNFSFLQTLGLRSIIYLCPEPYPEANMEFLKSNGIKLYHFGIEGHKEPFVNIPEDTIREALKVLLDVRNHPVIIHCKRGKHRTGCLVGCYRKLQKWCLSSVFDEYQRFAAAKARVSDQRFVELFDISSLKHLPLPFSYLKR, from the exons ATGCAACAAGTGGCAGCAGAAGTTCAGCAACAACAGGTGAAGAAAAAGCAACAAGAAACACAGATGTGTAGGAAGATCAAACTAACTATTTCTGATCACAATAAAAACATCTCATcacatgatgatgatgatgatgatgtttgtGACAAGATGGACGGCGAGGATCTCTTCATTCCACCTCTCAATTTTGCTATGGTTGATAATGGCATTTTCCGCTCTGGTTTCCCTGAACCATCTAACTTCTCATTCCTTCAAACCCTTGGCCTTCGTTCAATCAT atatttgtgTCCTGAACCATATCCAGAAGCTAACATGGAGTTTCTCAAGTCAAATGGGATCAAGCTTTATCACTTTGGGATTGAAGGCCATAAG GAGCCTTTTGTAAATATCCCAGAAGACACTATCAGGGAAGCACTAAAAGTTCTCCTTG ATGTTAGGAACCACCCAGTTATAATTCACTGTAAGCGCGGAAAG CACAGAACAGGTTGTTTAGTCGGATGCTATAGAAAACTTCAAAAATGGTGTTTGTCGTCTGTTTTTGACGAGTATCAACGATTTGCAGCTGCGAAAGCTCGAGTTTCAGATCAAAGGTTTGTAGAGTTGTTTGATATTTCCAGCTTGAAACATTTGCCCTTACCATTTTCATATTTGAAGAGGTAA
- the LOC140919466 gene encoding uncharacterized protein, producing MNSNGFGSNILVLDGKNWDRWNALMKSLFGALEVSEIVKNGYEDLVGNPTDAQRTALKEAKKKDCIVLFYIQQNVDNQHFENISKATRSQDTWDILENYHTGREKVKQVKLQSYIRKYEMMQMEADQKVSDYFSKLTAIVNQMRTCGENITYQMVVEKVMRSLSPKFDFIVVVIQEAKDVKTMKIEELQNSLEAHELLVLDRSSERSVQQAFQVQISKKEGNQKDFKKKGKSKANWSNNGKNQIEDKAESSRR from the coding sequence ATGAATAGCAATGGTTTTGGATCAAATATTCTGGTTCTTGATGGCAAGAACTGGGATCGATGGAATGCTTTGATGAAATCTTTATTTGGAGCACTAGAAGTGAGTGAAATTGTGAAGAATGGCTATGAGGATTTGGTGGGGAATCCAACTGATGCACAGAGGACTGCATTGAAGGAAGCCAAGAAGAAAGACTGCATAGTTTTGTTCTACATTCAACAGAATGTTGACAATCAGCACTTTGAGAATATTTCTAAAGCAACAAGATCCCAAGATACATGGGACATCTTAGAAAACTATCACACTGGTCGAGAAAAGGTGAAGCAAGTGAAGCTACAATCCTATATAAGAAAGTATGAGATGATGCAGATGGAAGCAGATCAGAAAGTAAGTGATTACTTCTCAAAATTAACAGCCATTGTCAATCAAATGAGAACTTGTGGGGAGAACATTACATATCAGATGGTAGTAGAAAAAGTGATGAGATCTTTAAGTCCAAAGTTCGATTTCATAGTTGTAGTTATCCAAGAAGCAAAGGATGTGAAAACTATGAAAATCGAAGAGCTGCAAAATTCATTGGAAGCACATGAGCTCCTGGTGCTTGATAGAAGTTCTGAAAGATCAGTTCAACAAGCATTTCAAGTTCAAATTTCCAAAAAGGAGGGAAATCAGAAGGATTTCAAGAAGAAGGGAAAAAGCAAAGCAAATTGGTCCAACAATGGAAAGAATCAGATTGAAGACAAAGCTGAATCTTCAAGGAGATGA